The following are from one region of the Methylophilus sp. DW102 genome:
- a CDS encoding phosphoribosylanthranilate isomerase, which translates to MRRTRVKICGITRLEDALAAIAAGADALGFVFYAPSPRAVSAEQARAIVAALPPFVSKVGLFVNAPADEVRQVIATTGLDCLQFHGDESAQDCAQFNLPYYKAIRVKPGVNLIQCESDFASATALLLDTYSEKAVGGTGEAFDWSLIPLQMQKPLILAGGLQVENVAQAVEQIQPYAVDISGGVEVQKGIKSPQKIAAFMRQVVQADAVHNGRFE; encoded by the coding sequence ATGAGAAGAACCAGAGTTAAGATTTGCGGGATTACCCGGTTAGAAGATGCGCTGGCGGCGATCGCTGCTGGCGCAGATGCGTTGGGGTTTGTATTTTACGCGCCCAGTCCGCGTGCGGTGAGCGCTGAGCAGGCAAGGGCAATTGTGGCTGCGTTGCCTCCATTTGTCAGCAAAGTGGGATTGTTTGTCAATGCGCCAGCCGACGAGGTGCGCCAGGTGATTGCCACGACCGGTCTGGATTGTTTGCAGTTTCATGGCGATGAGTCTGCGCAGGATTGCGCACAATTTAATCTGCCATATTACAAGGCAATCCGCGTCAAACCAGGGGTAAATTTGATACAATGCGAGTCTGATTTTGCTTCTGCGACCGCTTTGCTACTGGATACCTATTCTGAAAAGGCCGTGGGCGGAACCGGCGAAGCCTTCGACTGGTCACTGATCCCGTTGCAGATGCAAAAGCCCTTGATTCTCGCTGGCGGATTGCAAGTGGAGAATGTGGCGCAAGCCGTTGAGCAGATTCAACCCTATGCCGTGGATATTAGCGGCGGGGTGGAAGTACAAAAAGGGATAAAGTCCCCACAAAAAATAGCTGCATTCATGCGGCAGGTCGTGCAGGCAGATGCTGTACATAATGGGCGGTTTGAGTAA